In Aspergillus luchuensis IFO 4308 DNA, chromosome 1, nearly complete sequence, the following are encoded in one genomic region:
- a CDS encoding uncharacterized protein (COG:S;~EggNog:ENOG410Q28S;~SECRETED:SignalP(1-25)): MKASILTALTLAACSFASPVGQLHARDGECTCQPNGGSSSGSGSGPYPGSASGSAPGSGSYPGSGSGSAPGAGSYPGSGSGSGSGPAPGSGSGSYPGSGSGAAPSTGSGSYPGSGSGSAPGSGSYPGSGSGSYPGSGAAPSSGAGPAPGTGSGSAPGTGSGSYPGSGSGSYPGSGSGSGSQPSEVSTYPASQVPTLPGYQPQPTITLTTTVPVTASPGSPECTTTAPAAPAGQPTGQPAGPGAPTGPAGQSPSPAAPAGPTGPAGQPAGPSTSAAQPSGPAGPSGPAGPSGPSGPANSGYPGSPSPSSPWGTPSSSVPAGSPSQTPGCENGHCHGTGHLLQDLGVQADHLLTVVGDGTEQLLVQLSQPVADLLSSLGLTGLAKPVGKIIKDAGSIGELVKDLGAPVEQLLVVTGKDTGYLLIQLDQDVKGVFDSIGLNALGEPVGDLLGAVGSSLKRRQNWDYNPYAKNPNGLVEKLAPVIDCILVVTGEDAKDLIIKLSKPVAEVFKALGLTGLGDSVGKVVKTVGTDAGDLVSDLGQPTEKLLTVVGDGGSKLVIQLAPDVANLVGDLGLPKVGEAVGEVLGAVGNNV, encoded by the coding sequence ATGAAGGCTTCGATCCTAACGGCCCTCACTTTGGCCGCCTGCTCCTTCGCGAGCCCCGTCGGCCAGCTTCATGCTCGCGACGGCGAATGTACCTGCCAGCCTAATGGCGGTTCgagctctggctctggctctggaccTTACCCCGGCTCCGCCTCCGGCTCTGCTCCAGGATCGGGTTCTTACCccggctctggctccggCTCTGCCCCCGGTGCTGGCTCCTATCCTGGCTCGGGATCGGGATCTGGCTCAGGTCCTGctcctggctctggctctggctcctaCCcgggctctggctctggagcTGCTCCCAGCACTGGCTCCGGTTCCTACCCTGGCTCGGGATCCGGCTCTGCTCCTGGATCTGGGTCTTACCCCGGCTCCGGTTCTGGTTCTTACCCCGGCTCAGGCGCTGCTCCTAGCTCTGGTGCTGGCCCTGCTCCTGGAACTGGCTCCGGCTCTGCGCCCGGCACCGGTTCAGGCTCCTATCCCGgttcaggctcaggctcttaccctggctctggctctggctcggGATCTCAACCCTCCGAGGTGTCGACTTACCCTGCCTCCCAAGTTCCAACGCTGCCTGGCTACCAGCCCCAGCCTACGATTACATTGACAACGACCGTTCCCGTCACTGCCTCCCCCGGCTCTCCGGAGTGCACTACaactgctcctgctgctcccgCTGGTCAGCCGACTGGCCAACCCGCTGGGCCCGGTGCTCCTACCGGCCCTGCCGGCCAATCCCCTAGCCCTGCCGCTCCCGCTGGTCCTACCGGTCCTGCTGGACAGCCTGCTGGACCTTCTACATCTGCTGCTCAACCCTCTGGCCCCGCCGGCCCTAGTGGCCCTGCTGGTCCTTCTGGCCCCTCAGGACCGGCCAACTCTGGCTACCCTGGCAGCCCTAGCCCCTCATCTCCTTGGGGTACTCCCAGCTCTTCGGTCCCCGCTGGATCTCCCTCGCAGACCCCCGGCTGTGAAAACGGCCACTGCCACGGTAccggccacctcctccaggaTCTGGGCGTTCAGGCTGATCACCTTCTCACCgttgttggtgatggcaCCGAACAACTGCTTGTCCAGCTCAGCCAGCCCGTTGCGGACCTTCTTTCCAGCCTGGGCCTGACCGGCCTTGCTAAGCCCGTGGGCAAGATCATCAAGGACGCCGGCAGCATTGGCGAGCTGGTTAAGGATCTGGGTGCCCCCGTCGAGCAGCTTCTGGTCGTCACCGGCAAGGACACTGGCTATCTCTTGATTCAACTGGACCAGGACGTAAAGGGCGTCTTCGACAGCATTGGCCTGAACGCATTGGGCGAGCCCGTTGGTGACCTGCTGGGTGCCGTTGGCAGCAGCCTGAAGCGTCGTCAGAACTGGGACTACAACCCTTACGCCAAAAACCCCAACGGGCTCGTTGAGAAGCTGGCACCGGTGATTGACTGCATCTTGGTGGTTACCGGCGAGGACGCCAAGGACCTTATCATCAAGCTCAGCAAGCCCGTGGCCGAGGTGTTCAAGGCACTGGGATTGACTGGCCTTGGCGACAGCGTAGGTAAGGTCGTTAAGACGGTCGGCACAGATGCGGGTGACTTGGTTTCGGATTTGGGTCAGCCCACCGAAAAGTTGCTCACTGtggttggcgatggtggcAGCAAGCTGGTGATCCAGTTGGCTCCCGATGTTGCCAACTTGGTTGGGGACTTGGGACTCCCCAAGGTTGGTGAGGCAGTGGGTGAGGTCCTTGGAGCAGTGGGTAACAACGTGTAA
- a CDS encoding putative monooxygenase (COG:I;~EggNog:ENOG410PH9Z;~InterPro:IPR036188,IPR002938;~go_function: GO:0071949 - FAD binding [Evidence IEA]) codes for MAQTPQDLKVAILGAGMGGLTCALALAKEGFKHIDVYENAHDLGFVGAGIQLAPNMARVLDRLGVWKPIEAEAVNITSTSVRVGASDSELAHVPLEYIHDTYGYPHMVGHRSSLAGHLYQGCLQHPDQIRFHFATTASDTTFRPKSSFTATPRDHPEQAYRVEADVLLACDGIKSQTRVAMLDLLGIKAGVKDTHQAAYRIMIHKDQIKDDPELLELMNGNRVTRWIGEKRHIIAYPVSNNTIYNLSTTQPDTHFAAATNATYTTRGDKSVMLGVFGDFCPMVQRMLNYVPEGEVCEWKLRVHEPLPTWVHETVALVGDACHPTLPHLAQGAAQAIEDGGVIGAVLSKLPDTTPASIHKALKVYEKVRKDRAYAIVELAAASGRALHLGEGAAKEERDRQFAALRQGKGPVPDKWADADVQKELYGVDATKIALEQFDELFASV; via the exons ATGGCGCAAACTCCGCAAGACCTTAAGGTTGCCATTCTGGGTGCAG GCATGGGTGGCCTGACCTGCGCTTTGGCCCTGGCCAAGGAAGGCTTCAAGCACATCGACGTTTATGAGAATGCACACGATCTGGGCTTCGTTGGAGCTGGTATCCAACTGGCCCCGAACATGGCCCGCGTGCTGGATCGCCTGGGTGTTTGGAAGCCCATTGAGGCCGAGGCTGTTAACATTACTTCCACTAGCGTTAGAG TCGGTGCCTCGGACTCGGAGTTGGCCCACGTCCCACTGGAATACATCCACGACACCTACGGATATCCCCACATGGTTGGCCACCGGTCTTCCCTCGCCGGCCACCTGTACCAAGGTTGCCTGCAGCACCCGGACCAGATCCGCTTCCACTTTGCCACTACCGCCAGCGACACCACCTTCCGTCCTAAGTCCTCCTTCACCGCTACCCCTCGCGACCACCCCGAACAGGCCTACCGCGTTGAGGCTGATGTCCTACTCGCCTGTGATGGCATCAAGTCCCAGACCCGCGTGGCCATGCTCGACCTCCTCGGCATCAAGGCCGGCGTCAAGGACACCCACCAGGCCGCCTACCGTATCATGATCCACAAGGACCAGATCAAGGACGACCCCGAGCTCCTGGAGCTCATGAACGGCAACCGCGTGACTCGCTGGATCGGCGAGAAGCGTCATATAATTGCCTACCCCGTCTCTAACAACACCATCTacaacctctccaccacccaaccTGACACCCACttcgccgccgccaccaatGCCACCTACACCACCCGCGGTGACAAGTCCGTCATGCTGGGTGTCTTCGGCGACTTCTGCCCCATGGTCCAGCGTATGCTGAACTACGTCCCCGAGGGTGAAGTTTGCGAGTGGAAGCTGCGTGTTCACGAGCCCCTCCCCACCTGGGTGCACGAGACCGTCGCCCTTGTTGGCGATGCCTGCCACCCTACCCTGCCCCATCTCGCACAGGGTGCCGCCCAGGCCATCGAGGACGGTGGTGTCATCGGTGCTGTCCTTTCCAAGCTCCCCGATACTACCCCAGCTTCCATCCACAAGGCCCTCAAGGTCTACGAGAAGGTGCGCAAGGACCGTGCCTACGCTATCGTCGAGCTGGCTGCCGCTTCCGGCCGTGCTCTTCACCTGGGTGAAGGTGCCGCCAAGGAGGAGCGTGATCGCCAGTTCGCTGCTCTCCGCCAGGGTAAGGGCCCTGTGCCCGACAAGTGGGCGGATGCCGATGTGCAGAAGGAGCTGTATGGCGTTGATGCGACTAAGATCGCGCTGGAGCAGTTCGACGAGCTCTTTGCTTCTGTGTAA
- a CDS encoding putative C6 transcription factor (COG:K;~EggNog:ENOG410Q2XA;~InterPro:IPR036864,IPR001138;~PFAM:PF00172;~go_function: GO:0000981 - DNA-binding transcription factor activity, RNA polymerase II-specific [Evidence IEA];~go_function: GO:0008270 - zinc ion binding [Evidence IEA];~go_process: GO:0006355 - regulation of transcription, DNA-templated [Evidence IEA]), producing MQGSSDASSASDDLSPSQPTLDSAPSANRNLKIAIPRLAPPSVKANQQRTPRACVACRARKTKCDGRKPVCRQCRRLDLVCNYAGSKRERQQLELESVRNKVVAYESLLSDIITDTQQTGASSIEDILNRHFQASPDVFAALLAARSISDPQLSPRPKPGISLNRMHITLATKPNSTSHPLTETPLVQVSNIQSWTDLVDNTTASHLLSLFFAWENPTWRLVDQEMFIRDLESGSKRFCSSLLVHTLLFFGCSSSYHLGRITDRREEKALGKKLYSALQHLWQSEKDDAGLPTAQSSIMIGLLCCTFGIDRLGTRYIMHGAQLSRQLGLHRESAPYFATDVEADVGSLSRCHKFVACGVFDVQALAAQVYRKTPVWDEPPAASFSQEEAAVSDEDEEWRPYPFQTPVFRPFHHTALCFRNKLVAIVNETASFALKFPDVKLTQDDWEYGRQTYQRLQEWRASLPSVLLPDENPAPNILTLHMYYQATVVALCQIFSLNADPTSIHPHYPDFDPESIKLQSLDILGSLVLLFQASHGLRSVPIVMLHYFLVGGMHAISQLRPMDFKWSFVLEACVVGLWHLSLGWGRMCTAFLRTIELILEATKPDPTLVPPKVTAVLRLLKSNLWTATDVTSLSTDYVVHHVPAAAGHSGPQFRAAGLEQLIRSMDDFAIS from the exons ATGCAGGGTTCTTCTGATGCCAGCAGCGCGTCTGACGACCTCTCACCATCCCAGCCTACTCTCGATTCCGCCCCGTCCGCCAACCGCAACTTGAAGATTGCCATCCCTCGGCTGGCGCCGCCTTCCGTCAAGGCCAACCAGCAACGGACGCCACGCGCCTGTGTCGCCTGTCGCGCCAGGAAGACCAAGTGTGATGGTCGTAAACCCGTTTGTCGCCAATGTCGTCGTCTGGATCTCGTCTGCAATTATGCCGGTTCTAAGCGCGAGCGACAACAGCTGGAGCTCGAATCCGTTCGCAACAAGGTCGTTGCCTACGAATCGCTTCTCAGCGACATCATAACCGACACGCAGCAGACGGGGGCTTCTTCCATAGAGGACATTCTGAAT AGACACTTTCAAGCATCTCCAGATGTCTTTGCGGCGCTGCTAGCTGCCAGATCCATATCGGATCCTCAACTATCACCGCGGCCAAAACCGGGGATTTCTTTAAACCGCATGCATATTACATTGGCCACTAAACCAAACAGCACTTCTCATCCTCTCACTGAGACCCCTCTAGTACAGGTCAGCAACATCCAATCCTGGACCGACCTTGTCGATAACACCACAGCCAGCCACCTTCTCAGCCTCTTCTTTGCCTGGGAGAACCCAACATGGCGCCTGGTCGACCAGGAGATGTTCATCCGCGACCTGGAGAGCGGGAGTAAGCGGTTTTGCTCGTCGCTGCTCGTCCACACGCTCTTATTTTTCGGCTGT AGCTCTTCCTACCATTTGGGGCGCATCACTGATCGgcgggaggagaaggctctGGGCAAGAAGTTGTACTCTGCCCTGCAGCATCTGTGGCAGTCAGAAAAGGATGATGCTGGCCTTCCCACGGCCCAGTCCAGCATCATGATCGGCCTGCTTTGTTGCACCTTTGGCATTGACCGCTTGGGGACCCGCTACATCATGCATGGCGCCCAGCTCAGTCGGCAGCTGGGGCTTCACCGCGAGTCGGCCCCTTACTTTGCTACTGATGTAGAGGCCGATGTCGGCTCGTTATCCCGGTGTCATAAGTTCGTTGCTTGTGGCGTTTTCGATGTGCAGGC GCTCGCGGCACAAGTTTATCGAAAGACACCGGTTTGGGATGAACCGCCTGCTGCGAGCTTCTCGCAAGAAGAGGCCGCGGTTtcggatgaagacgaagaatggAGGCCCTACCCTTTTCAAACCCCGGTTTTTCGGCCCTTCCATCACACGGCCCTGTGCTTCCGCAACAAACTGGTCGCAATTGTCAATGAGACTGCCAGCTTCGCGTTAAAGTTTCCGGACGTCAAGCTCACCCAAGACGATTGGGAGTACGGCCGTCAGACCTATCAGAGACTACAGGAGTGGCGGGCAAGCTTACCATCCGTCCTTTTGCCAGATGAAAACCCTGCGCCGAATATTCTTACACTTCA CATGTACTATCAGGCGACGGTCGTGGCGTTGTGCCAAATCTTCAGTTTAAATGCCGACCCGACAAGCATTCATCCTCATTATCCAGATTTCGACCCAGAATCGATCAAGTTACAATCCCTGGATATACTTGGATCCCTCGTTCTCTTGTTCCAAGCATCACACGGACTCAGATCTGTTCCCATCGTGATGCTACATTACTTCCTCGTGGGCGGCATGCATGCCATCTCTCAATTACGACCTATGGACTTCAAGTGGAGCTTTGTCCTAGAGGCTTGCGTGGTCGGGCTGTGGCACCTAAGCCTGGGATGGGGGCGCATGTGTACGGCATTTTTGCGGACGATTGAGCTTATCTTGGAAGCTACCAAACCGGACCCAACGCTGGTGCCGCCCAAAGTGACCGCTGTTCTGCGGCTCTTGAAGAGCAATCTCTGGACGGCAACCGATGTTACTTCTCTGTCCACCGACTATGTGGTGCATCATGTGCCGGCTGCTGCAGGACACTCCGGGCCGCAGTTTCGGGCCGCAGGGCTAGAACAGCTGATCCGTTCTATGGACGATTTCGCCATCAGCTAA
- a CDS encoding uncharacterized protein (COG:D;~EggNog:ENOG410PM0Z;~InterPro:IPR018564,IPR024146;~PFAM:PF09444) has protein sequence MSSTPSTPRTTRTASRANSPNAAANDDNMMLTPGRKIKAMMAAFDSDSESDNEPAQQKPDRSTTTLSNALKHSTISTQPTNPADSDDDDSEDDEDIVMPKGRMAARLQGHTQNQSEGQTAFERVSKTLRTEKKDDDDVVMDDEDEDEDDLPTAGPRRRGRNTADLVPEVEMDERHPARSESPLFVSSPGRGQDDEDGDQAGSGNEEEAQPKANSRFLALVAQKRKEREEKEKAEAEKRAARAKQQEQFSSEILSGSESEGENGSGRKLTQQASRPARKASKKALEEMNRETQRMSRNMQLAHQAQTKKKITKESFFARFNAVKSDERTAPGAPGENSSTTADSLNSSDAEAQKEKETPRTSPVIGPVEKEAGEGLGKEAETEFRPLEDILENPRPQAEQPVVARMEIDEAHTTQPGKTPSKKERKDLTGPPVRVRLTREEVARQQKDDSDSELEIVTSPAKCRRIAAFENVPARKAQEPASMMKLKALAHITSPTRKSAMHPAQLSATVLLKAKQQAARERQQRIEELKAKGIHIETAEERAAMEDELENLVEKARKEAEDIAKIERKAAKGGDEDDEDWDYSGSEEEAEEDEDEEEDEEDKPAGEDGLVDSEAGEGDESEDDQTETMSVDENDAPTQRRKRPTRVVLDDEDDEDEEIDPKTPAKSIVTPTTRSVERPQLPTQSSSNLMSLTQAFAGTISGSHQDNAQSGSTIPYSAPDPDPMVEDREPSDSQTIIRDSQEPRKGSVDLLAGYAQSDSRISESPAPRSTQLSEMPDPTQDAGFVFSPFDPNKRFLGTPQSTIDTVVINRDNEDGSPAPARRMKQLKRGRTADLSMIEEQEEKDNEGDFEIDASAFDVMKKATKKPAVPFDRKKSKAKEIVEEAAEESDDEYAGLGGASDEDDDEAENAYDRQMINDNSGETVDEKQLAALNALHQRTNDEKQVAKLLKDITTGALRRRRNADDEFDLDDSDDELLARRREKQREFARMRKALLADEKIGEIAENPKKAAFFRAVEDRDDDDDDVGFDFLDEPQESTQTDDPSSQDNTTPNDYTTTNNNTNTRKRPLDHTTDPSDLQSLPPRPPPHLRRTKPVSAMSKKPATLAEIRETLSFLTETHDYDSFHEDASIDMDDMDMENDTDEDGDDPLSTTAYQQDGAQEPQPKDLQQQQQQQPLPPSQRQHPRRTRGPVVDRLALLRQASSNSANTNSTTTTNSSGATVPAPGGNRMAFHSGSSGAAELSGFARPPPLVRRTTASSTGSSTSIGSMSSRTSKGTGSSLSSTSKSGNVSSAGKGGGKSGAVNYYTAARERERERQLRVQERGGREGNMKALVEKHARNRLGALGKGQWE, from the exons ATGTCGTCCACGCCCTCCACACCGCGCACGACGCGCACCGCGTCTCGCGCAAACTCCCCCAACGCCGCCGCCAACGACGACAACATGATGCTCACGCCCGGACGAAAGATTAAAGCCATGATGGCAGCCTTCGACAGCGATTCCGAATCAGATAATGAACCAGCACAACAGAAACCCGATCGATCTACCACTACGCTAAGCAATGCGTTGAAACACAGCACGATCTCCACACAGCCTACGAACCCAGCCGATTCGGACGATGACGActcggaagatgatgaggatattgtCATGCCGAAGGGGCGCATGGCTGCGCGGTTACAGGGCCATACTCAAAATCAGTCTGAGGGGCAGACGGCCTTTGAACGGGTTTCCAAGACGTTGCggacggagaagaaagatgatgatgatgtggttatggatgatgaggatgaggatgaggatgatcttcCTACGGCTGgaccgaggaggagagggaggaataCTGCTGATTTGGTTCCCGAGGTAGAGATGGACGAGCGGCATCCGGCGCGCTCGGAGTCGCCTTTGTTTGTCTCGTCTCCTGGGAGAGGTcaggacgatgaggacggaGATCAAGCAGGGTCGGGtaatgaggaagaggcgcAGCCGAAGGCTAATTCTCGGTTCCTGGCGTTAGTTGCGCAGAAGCgcaaggagagggaggagaaggagaaggccgaggcTGAGAAGAGAGCGGCGAGAGCGAAGCAACAGGAGCAATTCAGCTCGGAAATTCTGTCCGGTAGTGAGAGCGAGGGGGAAAATGGATCTGGACGGAAGTTGACGCAGCAGGCGTCGCGTCCTGCGAGAAAGGCGAGCAAGAAggctctggaggagatgaatcGCGAGACGCAACGGATGAGTCGTAATATGCAGTTGGCGCATCAGGCTCaaaccaagaagaagattacGAAAGAGAGCTTTTTCGCTCGGTTTAATGCGGTCAAGTCTGATGAGCGGACTGCGCCTGGAGCGCCGGGGGAGAACTCGTCCACGACTGCTGATTCGTTGAACTCGTCTGATGCTGAGGCgcagaaggaaaaggagacTCCGCGTACTTCGCCTGTCATTGGACCGGTCGAGAAGGAAGCCGGTGAGGGTTTGGGCAAAGAGGCGGAGACTGAGTTCCGTCCGTTGGAGGATATTCTTGAGAATCCACGTCCGCAGGCTGAACAACCTGTTGTAGCGAGGATGGAAATTGATGAAGCGCATACAACACAGCCGGGAAAGACGCCttccaagaaggagagaaaggattTAACGGGCCCACCTGTTCGCGTGCGACTCACGCGCGAGGAGGTCGCCCGGCAACAGAAGGACGACTCGGACAGTGAGCTCGAGATTGTCACCTCCCCCGCCAAGTGTCGACGTATTGCAGCGTTCGAGAATGTCCCCGCCAGAAAGGCCCAGGAACCGGCGTCTATGATGAAACTGAAAGCCCTGGCGCACATTACGTCTCCTACACGCAAATCTGCCATGCACCCTGCCCAGTTGTCCGCCACGGTACTGTTGAAGGCGAAGCAACAAGCTGCAAGGGAAAGGCAGCAGAGAATCGAGGAACTGAAAGCTAAGGGTATCCATATCGAGACAGCGGAAGAACGCGCCGCCATGGAGGATGAGCTCGAGAATCTCGTTGAGAAGGCCCGGAAAGAGGCTGAAGATATCGCCAAGATAGAACGGAAAGCGGCCAagggtggagatgaagacgacgaggactGGGACTACTCTGGTtctgaggaagaagccgaggaggatgaggatgaggaagaggacgaagaagataagCCTGCTGGTGAAGACGGACTTGTCGATTCTGAAGCAGGCGAAGGCGATGAATCAGAAGATGACCAGACGGAAACCATGTCGGTCGATGAGAATGATGCGCCAACGCAGAGGCGAAAGCGGCCTACCAGAGTTGtcctcgacgacgaagacgatgaagatgaagagatcGATCCAAAGACGCCTGCGAAATCCATCGTTACGCCTACTACACGTTCCGTTGAGCGGCCACAACTTCCGACACAGAGCTCCAGCAACCTGATGAGTCTAACGCAGGCCTTTGCCGGCACAATCTCTGGCAGCCACCAGGATAACGCGCAAAGCGGTTCTACGATTCCTTATTCTGCTCCTGACCCGGATCCTATGGTTGAAGACCGTGAACCATCCGACTCACAGACGATCATTAGAGACAGTCAAGAGCCAAGAAAGGGGTCTGTCGATCTGCTGGCAGGCTACGCACAGTCTGATTCACGAATCTCCGAGTCTCCTGCTCCGCGATCGACCCAGCTCTCCGAAATGCCAGATCCTACTCAGGATGCCGGATTCGTCTTTTCGCCCTTCGACCCTAACAAACGATTCCTCGGAACTCCTCAGTCGACCATCGATACCGTTGTCATCAACCGCGACAACGAAGATGGATCGCCAGCCCCAGCCCGCAGAATGAAGCAGCTCAAGCGCGGACGGACAGCCGACCTCTCCATGatcgaagagcaagaagaaaaggacaACGAGGGCGACTTTGAAATCGACGCCAGTGCCTTCGACGTAATGAAGAAGGCAACCAAGAAGCCCGCCGTGCCCTTCGACCgcaagaagagcaaagcCAAGGAGATCGTCGAAGAAGCAGCCGAAGAGTCCGACGACGAATACGCCGGTCTAGGAGGCGccagcgacgaggatgacgacgaagccGAGAACGCCTACGACAGACAAATGATCAACGACAACAGCGGCGAGACCGTCGATGAGAAACAGCTGGCAGCACTGAATGC TCTCCACCAACGCACCAACGACGAAAAGCAAGTCGCCAAACTGCTCAAAGACATCACCACAGGAgctctccgccgccgtcgcAACGCCGATGACGAGTTCGACCTCGACGACTCAGACGACGAGCTCCTCGCCCGCCGGCGCGAGAAACAGCGCGAGTTCGCACGCATGCGCAAAGCCCTCCTGGCAGACGAGAAGATCGGTGAAATCGCCGAAAATCCCAAGAAAGCAGCATTCTTCCGCGCCGTCGAAGAccgcgatgacgatgacgacgacgtgGGATTCGACTTCCTCGACGAGCCACAAGAATCCACCCAAACCGACGACCCATCCTCGCAAGACAACACCACACCCAACGActataccaccaccaataaCAATACCAACACCCGCAAACGCCCCCTCGACCACACCACCGACCCATCCgacctccaatccctcccaCCCCGTCCCCCACCACACCTGCGCCGCACGAAACCCGTCTCCGCCATGTCCAAGAAACCCGCAACATTAGCAGAGATCCGCGAAACACTATCCTTCCTCACAGAAACACACGATTACGACTCCTTCCACGAGGACGCATCCATCGACATGGACGATATGGACATGGAAAACGACACAGACGAAGACGGCGACGatcccctctccaccacagCCTACCAACAAGACGGCGCCCAAGAACCCCAACCAAAGGacctacaacaacaacaacagcaacaacccctcccGCCCTCCCAACGCCAACACCCGCGCCGCACCCGCGGCCCCGTCGTCGACcgcctcgccctcctccgccaagcatcctccaactcagccaacaccaactccaccaccaccactaatTCCAGCGGAGCCACAGTCCCAGCACCCGGCGGAAACAGAATGGCATTCCACTCCGGCAGTTCCGGCGCGGCAGAACTTTCTGGCTTCGCGCGGCCCCCGCCACTCGTTCGGAGAACTACGGCTTCGTCTACGGGGTCTTCTACCTCGATTGGAAGTATGTCGTCTAGGACATCGAAGGGTACCGGTTCATCATTGTCTTCGACGAGTAAATCGGGTAATGTTTCTTCTgctggaaagggaggggggaagagtggAGCGGTGAACTATTATACTGCTGCTAGGGAGAGGGAACGGGAGAGGCAATTGAGAGTgcaggagaggggagggagagaggggaataTGAAGGCGTTGGTGGAGAAACATGCGAGGAATCGGTTGGGGGCGTTGGGGAAGGGGCAGTGGGAGTGA